From the genome of Perca fluviatilis chromosome 8, GENO_Pfluv_1.0, whole genome shotgun sequence:
AAAAGTAAGTTATTCCAAAAAGCAAACGTCTAGCCTACAATGAatcaaatactgtaaatagaaaataaatagctCCTTCACTTTGTTTTATCATTTACCTGTAGAGAACAAGTGGTGCTGGGCAGTAATCGCACCGGAGATTACATCCGTAAACTGACACCGGCGTCCCTGTGAGAGAGCTGGAGGATCAGATCAGATGCTGTCTGTCCTTGGAACAGAAGGCTGTGACATCCTGACTGCTGCAGGTACACACTGGGTCGAATACTAATTAATACATTGTGCGAAAACCCATTTCACACTAGTGTCATTTTCAAAACGCACAAAAGCCTCTAAAATATAAATCCTTACATTACGATGCCATTTACTTTGTCCAAACAACAGTGCTtgaaacatttcattttcaaaattgtTATTGAATACATTTCTGTTGatcgactaatcaattaatcattaaCTAATTGTTCAAGCGGTCAACCTAtccaaaatgtataaaataagtcatacagtaaaatatgtaaaatattacaatttCAGGCTGTGCTTATACTCTAGATTCATTATATTATTACTTCATTATTTTAACCAGCAATCAAAACAAGTGCACAACCATGTGTATGAataatagggttgggcatcgtttagattttaacgattctgattccaatcccgattcttcctttcgattccggttcgtatcgattctcgattctttgagtggtggagttgaaacgtgtcacatgcttatttcacaaataagaggaacgttttattttgactcaaaggtgggttgcagtttgacggggctttttcaatgtaaaataaagctacactagagcaccgcttactgtgctccacggctgcaacacaacaagcgcctggtcgctacggaaaccaaaacttgggcatgttaaatttggaacccatgatcagatttgaaaccaaatcctccaaacgattccgatggaatcatAATTTTCTCGATGCCCATCCCTAATGAATAAGTTCCATATCATGGAGTAAAAGTTCAGCTGAATTATTTGCTCCTGTGAAATACCATCAGCTGGTTACTTATTATATTTGCCAAGTTCCCACAGTTCATCATAAGCAATGAAACATTTTTGTCCTCAGCACATTTGATTTATGAGCAGACGACAGGACAGgggtaaaaaaataagtacTGCATGGTAACTGGAAACTGTGGAGAACAGAAGTAACAGTCACACACCATCAAGTTGTAGCTAGGTTTATTAGATCCCTCTGTAAGGGCAGACTAAGCAGTGACCCTTCCAAAAGACAAagaaactcaacacacagctcCGTTTTAAATTAGCCCCCTAGTTAAGTTTCTGCCCCTCTACAGGTGCCGTTGACTGACAATGTACAAGGCTCACATTCTGGCGTACCGTCTTGAACAGACAATCTGATGAGCCATATATGCACATGTTCATACATGTACTTTTTACAGTAAATTAAGactaaaatgtaattgtaaCTTGAGTGTCTCCAGGAGAAGCTCATTAATGTCCTTTCTAGCTGCTTAAAAATGCACATATTCCAGTTAAGTAATTGGTTGTATTCATCATTTTGAGAATAATACAAGTCACAAGcacaacactgaagaaaaaaaacataaaaagtacaAAGTCAATATTTCcaaagtaaaagaagaacagtCCTGTACCCTGGGGGCTAGTGGGGAGCTCCATCttaagatggagagagaaactCAAAGTTTGACAGCTATTCCAGGCTAAGGTCTTATTACTTCACCTATCCAGTGCTGCTACATACGTACTTTGGGACACAGTCACTCTAACATTCAGACACATATCTATGCACACAACCATCACAAATCCAGAAATTGATCAGTAGGCCCATGAGGAGTGTAAGATGGATAGCATGAAACATGAGGAGGGGTAGAGGACAGAGGGTAGTGCAAGGTGAATGGTCTAGCCCTTGACTGGTGAAATTCTGCACTTAACACTTGgatgcacttttttttccctACCCAAAACGCTGTGAAAAAATACATGCACAGTTCAAAGCTGTGGGTTGAAAGGGTTCAGGGGTGGGGTTGGTTGTGGCACACAACTCATTTATTAAAACCACGTCCCACAGTGCCGTCAGCTGGAGAAGTCCCACCCGCTCGGGTAGCTGCCACAGCAAAAAGCCCAGACACAAAGAAAGCCAGCGAAGACGCTCCCAAAGTCAGTGCTCTCATTGACACGCTCggtctcacatacacacacacacaccttaaacaCAAATGGCTGAAGTTACAAAAGTCTAAAGTTCAGATGATTTATCTATGCCTTTGCTTCGCACGCAACTTCCTTTTCTCCGTTCTCAACTTCCATCTCACCATCGCCGTTCTCCTTGCTCTCACTCTTCACCTTCTTTGCTTCTTTCTGTTGATgaggagagaaaaacaacaaatcagCATTTTTCCCTTCTCAGTTGGTCTCTTTGACAATCTAAAAGCATGCATAGCCTCCCCTCTTGTGGCGGTTTTAGAAAACACAATCCTTCACCTTTGAATCCCTCTCTGCAAATTTCTGGAACATGTTGGCGTAAATGCGTTTGTCCTTCTCATGCTGCTCCTTAATACGTTTCTGACAAAGACCCACCTGACAGAACAGAACGAAGGAGAGGTCAGACAACCATTTTTTCAGATATGGCACAGGTACAGacacaatatacaatacaatataatacatgTCTTTAGATTTTTACTGCACTTTTACTGACCATATATATCATAGAGGTGGGCGATATGACCTAAGATTTAATCACGgtattagaaaataaaaaagggaaattCCACGCAATAAAGAatatttggatgtttttttacgtttactgttttattatttcaaaGTTCCACCCCCATCTGAAATAAAGGTGCCACTTCTTTTGTGATCTGACTAAAATGTACCAGCCAAACTGGGAATTACATTACACTTAAAGAATATACATCTTCGAAGAAACCCAAAGCTGACATAACCTTTTACATCTTAACCCACATGAGGAAAATAACACTTTTCTTTTCGATATTTTGTCTTGCTGATGCAACTATAGGCTATACCACTGGATTCACACAGGAGAagtatacactaccggtcaaaagttttagaacaccccaatttttctagtttattgaaattttagcagttcaagtccaatgaatagcttgaaatggtacaaaggtaagtggtgaactgcctgaggtttaaaaaaaaaaaaaaaaaaaaaaaaagtaaggttacccaaaactgaaaaatgtacatttcagaattttacaaaaaggcctttttcagggaacaagaaatgggtaaacaatgtaaagctgttctgcagcaatggaggttgatcaagctttgaaagttggtgctaccaattcccacaggtgttccaacttgtctggattacttacaaccccctctgtttgtagtattgttggaacacactgtggtaccataccctcgtgagcattatttgaacagtattgtactgcagaaagtagtgtgttgccatacaaatggcgggaaaaaggcaattaacaatggaagagagacagaccatcataacacttaagaatgttggtctttcctacagagaaattgcgaagaaagaaactgacaggaagaggtctggcagacccaaagccacaacagaatcagaagacaagtttctgagagccaacagcttgcgtgataggcggctcacaggacaacagcttcaagcacagcttaatagtggtcgtaataagcaagtctgtttcaactgtaaagcgaagacttcgagctgcaggttcaataggtcgagttgcagcaagaaagccattgctaagacgtcagaataagaaaaagaggcttgcctgggccaagaaacatcgtcagtggactactgaagactggaagaaggtgttatggactgatgaatcaaaatttgaaatcttcagttcatcacgcaggatttttgtacgctgtcgagtaggcgaaaggatgtttcctcagtgtgtgacatcaactgtcaaacatggaggaggaagcgtgatggtctggggctgttttgctggatccagggccagtgatttgtacagagtgaaaggcaccctgaaccaaaacggctaccacagcattttgcagcgccatacagtaccctctggtatgcgcctagttggtcaggggttcatcctacagcaagataatgacccaaaacataagtccaagctatgccagaactacattagcaaaaaagaacaagatggtaagcttaaaaacatggagtggccagcacagtcaccagacttaaaccccattgagctggtttgggatgaactggacagaagaatgaaagcaaagcaacctacaagtgccacacatttatgggaacttctgcaacagagttgggaagaactttctgaagaatatttgatttccattgtagaaagaatgccacgagtgtgttcagctgttattcctgccaaagggggctactttgaggagtcaaaaatttagaatacattttggtttataaattgattccatgatttcttttttaacttaaattgttcatttgttctattctttcatttcagagtacaataagacatagaactgcatgaatttcaataaaaacctggaaaaattgcggtgttctaaaacctttgaccagtagtgtatatgtcaattattgtgtgtctgttcacaatctaattatataattattcaaAAACCAATAAAAGGTTAACTAGGAATAGTTTCACACTGGCCTTTGTTACTGTATAGAATGTTCCCACCTACTTAGTAATTATGAGTGGTAGTTTCACGCCCAGCAAATGAATGCAGCAGCAGTTTATTTGCCAGTTTTTGCAGTTTTTACATATGAACTTCTGACAATGTCATTCTCAAACCACATAAAGCATAAgtaatatttgtaaaatagacAATTCAGCATAAATTTTGCAGAGCTGACGGAGACGTATATGGTGAGGTCTGTGCCTTCTAGAACAATATGGGCTCAATCTGAGATTACATAATCTGAGATCACACATCAGTCTTTGTACTAGGGAGCTGGCACGCCGTTTGATGTCCGATCCAACTGATTCGGACATTTGCGTTCTCAAATACAGCTCTGCCAGGTAATGTCTAGATAATTACaggtttgcagtgcatgtgtgaaaggggcttaaGACAGCAACATGTGCCTGTTTCATTGTTGATGATAGCACAATAAATAAAGCTAGATCTCACAGCAAAATGAGTCCTgactgtattaaaaaaaaaaaaaaaaaagaaaaaaaaaaaaggacattcatTTCTGTATTAACCTTTTTAGGATTTGTAACAAATTCGTCATGAAAGTAGTTGAAATCTTCCTTTAAGACACATACCTGGCTCTTGGCAGCCTTGTTGGCAGGATACAGCTGAACGACCTGCTGGAAGTCATCTCTTGCTCTGTCATATTCCTTCATACCAAACAGTGCCTCTCCCCTTCTGAACAAAGCCTTCTCATTAGACGGATCCAACTCCAGAGCCTATAATTAAGAACAGAGTATAGTAAAAGGTTTACAGTATGGCATGCAAACTCAGCAGGGGTGAAAAATGTTTGGGTTTTTGAAAATTGTTCTCCAAGTCTTGGCAATCACGGGGAAACAAAAATGAACAATGTTACTAAcaccagtgttgccacagttactttgaaaaagtaacttaattACTTTACAGagtacttgattttaaaagtaacgaagttagattacaagttactttattagttacattcagcaactgccaaCACCCctacagcctcaacataaaaatgacaaccggtttactgtgaggcgttgccagtagtagggatctggtttattatggcacgaaagagagcgagtcaaccgtgtttaagggcagcatttccgctaCAACATAGGCCCAACCAACTTCTtccaactctcccccacttactggttttgcaccgaagtccagcttttgttgtttgggtggtggggggcctccttctctctgcttcgcaccacctggtgggacttgctctgtaagtttgactgcagtgctgcgactccaaatgtttcttcaaatttgatgtagtgtttttgtagctagatagcactttgttgccaccagcacagagtgtacaacgaaccttaatattgccgtctttagctgacacaaactccaaatagtgactgtatttccagctagaaagcgcgcatctctctcctccctccattgttgtttacgtttgtgtcgctgcgtggtacacgtgaccTGTCCACATGATGAAAACGcgacttgtcgcatacgtgacttcactccccggaAGCAAGAAGAaagctaaaatatatatttttactaaggaaaatgacaaaaatagtaacgcacagtgacttggataagtaactttaatctgattactggtttggaaatagtaacgagttagttactatttccaaaccagtaatcagattactgaaaaaagtggtcagattagagtaacgcgttaTAAGTGGCATCGTTACCATACAAGTAACGcgttacgtggcatcactgACTAACAATTAAAAACTACACCTCCTTCAATACTACCCAAATGCGCAAATAAGAATCTACGCATTATGTATTACATTTAGGCTGTTATATCATTATTTTGGCTCGTTCTTTCACGTTTAGCATATGTAGTAGAGAAGTAACAGTCAGGAAAGTAGCAGCATCTGCAACGTTGCGGATGCTGGCTGCCATAAAataccaaagaagaagaagatagtcAGGAAAGACAGCCTCTGATTTGTGGACACGCTCACCCCACAACATTCTGGGAGTCAAGATGACCGGGgctaaaagtaaaaagataCCTTTTCATACaaaaagatgaataaataaCCGTTCAGTTGTGGATTTATTGTTCTGGAATTATTGTGCAAAGTCTCAGAAAAGACACTGCAGTTGCAGGCTGGATTACAAAGCTTCTGGAAGGCCTATGATCACACAGAAGCCCTTTGGAAAGGCTCAGATGTTCGCTTTCATGCAAAACAAACGGAACGATGCTACGTTGTTGTTAGGACAGCATTTGCCTTGCTAATATTGTCTTAGCATAAAGAAAATGGAACCATCAGGGGATAACTTTAACGGTAGTTAGTTGGCCAAAGAGCTCAATGTTGTAATCAATGGCAAAATGGTAACGTTAAACAAGTCCATGGAAATAACGTTAACACCTAACGTTAATGGGTAAGGCTAATAAGTATGAATTGAAAGATAGACAGAGACTCCTTACATTTTGGTTAGATGTGTAAAAAACAGATAGTAAATACCTTGTCACAATTTTCTAGGGCTTGGCTTGGCTCCTGTAGCTTAATGAAGCACATGGCCAAGTTCAGATGAGCCGCTAGCCGCAATGCTTTTGCGTTCTTCGTCGTTCCTGTGTACAGATTCATGTTCAGCCCGACAACAAACTTTATGTACTCATATAAAAGCTCTGGTCTTAAAAATTCTCTTTATAGCTATGTGCTTTATCAATACCCCACTGCTCACCTTAAAATACTGTGTTCCCTTCTCTTTGACCAGGCTGCTCTGTTCCAGCTTCTCGATCGTGTTCATCTCCCACGATTCCTTAGcctaaagaaaacaaaaacacacaatcacTTCTTAGAGGGGAAAATGTTGCTTAACACAACTGACATGTAATTGGCCAAATAAAACCAGGTTGTGTTAGCAACTCAGCAAGATTTGTTTACCTTCTCAAAGGCTGTCAGTTTGATTTTGTATTGCAGTGTTGCTCCGGCAGGAATGTTATACTTTGCAATGCCTGCATTCCCAAAGCCATATCTACAAATCAAAGATGCATAACATTAATAATCTCAGGTGTGGTATAAATGCTGTATTATTGGTTGCAGTTTATCTTAAAACAGCATTGGAGTGTGATGTAATATTTTCTCGAAGAGATTGGAGGATTGTGTAGCGgaagttattacattttttgtcataTCACAGTGTAGAACTTTTGTAGCGGATCGTGCTGGCCAAATTTCAGTCAATGAGTCCGAACACTGCAATTGTTATTGCCCAATTAAATTCAACACAACAGTTTGAGAGATGATCTGATAATGATCTGATAAaagaaaaacgtaaaaaaaaacaaaaaaacactgactaTCACAACACAAAACTGTAAGTATTGGTCTCAGTAGATGTCATCATACTTAGGCTTAATATTGAAGAGTGCCTCCTCTCCCTGCTCCATAGCCATAATAGCTTTCTCCACTCCAACTGGCAAGCCAAGACCCTCTCCATCTCCAATCTCAAACTTCAATTCTCTCTCGTCAAATACACGTCCCTCACAGATACCCTCCATAGTTACTGAAAGGGGTTGAAAAATGCTGGGGTTAGCTTGTGTTACAAATCAGACTCTTCATTTAGCCACAAACGTGTTAGCATGCATTAGATAGACAGTTGTAGGAAAGTGACAGCTGAGGACAAGCGATGCAATTTCAAATCTATTTTATATTGAAATCATTATTATAAATGCTGCATCATCAAGCAGGTACATTTCTTCAATGTTAGCAAAGAAAAAGCTGTGTCTGGATGTGTTACCGTCAACAGTAGCTCCTTCATTAGGCTTGGAATATCCCTGCCCTTTAGTGATAATGCGACGGATGATTCCTCCATCCTCTTCCTCAGTTATGTCCTCACCTCGAAATTCAAACAGTTCCACCTACAAGTGTGCAGATGTGTAAATTAATATGTTAATTTACACGGATCAGGGAATATAGTTTAAAGTACCGGTTATCACTGATGCTTACCTCAAAAACAAGAGTGGCATTGGGGGGTATCTTGGGTGGACTGCCTGCAGATCCATAAGCATACTCCGGCTTACAGATGAGCTGGCACAACTCCCCCACTTTCATTGTGGCTACGCCAATGTCCCATGCCTTTATTACTTGACCTAAACACAAAGAAGACTGATTACCAACACTGGCTGTGGAACTATGACAGGTGAATGTTCATGTGTCTGCTAGATATGAAACCAACCTTTGCCCAACTCAAAAGAAaacttctctcctctgtctctgcttGAGTCAAAATGAGTACCATCAAGAAGTGTGCCCACATAATGTACAAACACTTTGTCACCGGTCATAGGCAACTCTGTGCCTGTGCCTTCCCTTTTCACCAGCTGGAAGAAAACACAGCATGAAGGAGAGGAGAATTTATCAAAAAACAGTaggggattaaaaaaaaaagtaatcttaGCAAAAGACATGCAAAGCTATAGATTTCTGCAGTCTGGTACTTTGCATCATAAGATGTAATCAAAGCTGTCAAATATTTCTGAAATAAGGTGAGGTAAACCCCTGTGAGTGtttgagtgacagtgtgtgtgtgtgtgtgtgtgtgtgtgtgtgtgtgtatgtatccaTGGTTCCAGAGCCTTCTAGAAATGTGGACGGTTGAAATGGCTAATTATCCATGTTGTTGACACCCTAGCAagaagttaacgttagctatgaAACCAATGGTAGGAACAAGATAAATAGCGTTACGGGGTTGTCAACACGCTGTTTTTATTAACAGTGAACGCGACAGACTAGCTAacaacagctaacgttagcctatccGAATGCGTAGATAAACAACACGCAGCCAGCTAACCACTCAGCTAGCTGGATTAATATAGCTACAGTACCAAAACATAACTTAACGTTACCTTTAAAACACCCCCTTCTTTCTTTGGTGTGATGTCCTCTCCCTCCATTGGGATGGTGTGTTGTCCTTCACCTGTCTGCTCCTCTGCAGTCATTGTCACGTAGCAGATATCAGCTCCTACTCTTCTGAACTGCACCACAATTCCAACGAACACTGGCTAATAGTAGTGGTGGCTAAAGCTAACTAAGTACTTCTCAAACCACGCAAAGTGCAGCAAGAACGCTAGCTGGCTAACTAACGCTGGTTAAAGCTCTTCGTTAGCCGTACTTAACGTTATCTGTGAATgctactgaaaataaaatacacgtTAACTTCACAGCTTCCAATTAGCTGAGACCGTGCTACCGTTGTGCACTAGACACACTTGTATATGAGCAAAATATGAGCTTTCGGTTGGGTTACTTCAAGTCCACGTTGTCTTGCAGTCTGGCATCTGACAAGCGCTTAAAGAAGGGCAGAGAATTTTCCAGACATTGAGGAGGAACCAGGGGATGAACCCGCGTTGATGGCGCTAGTTATAAGAAATACGCATCTCCCGGAAAGGCGGTGCACTTACAAAGAGCAGAGCAAATGCATAATTTACGACAGTGTGCCGTCACGTAGATAATTAATAGTTTACTTAGTTCAAATATTCTGTAATAACATAATAGTCCagttaaagacaaaaacatgcaATATTTGTACATAGCCCCGTCCACGCAACCACATCATTATAGTAAAACAAGCactctttgttttttcttgctCGCTATTGGTCAGATTAGGTCCCTGCTGTCTGTTGGCGCGGTTGTTGAATAGCCAGGAGTTGAACGTAAAATCTCCTTTTTGAGGAGATCTGCGGGTAAGAAGCTGTTATATATCGATCATATCTTTAAATATTTCGATCAGCATGCAGTAGCTATAGGACTTCAACTAATAAGGAGGttatagttagctagctacacatttgagacagctaacgttagcgataAAGTTTTCGTTTCAAGATATGCAGTGACAACCTTTAATGTTAGCTAGATGCTTGACATAACATGTAGCTATAGATATAGACGAATTGGAAAAGCTCTAAGTGAAATGATGAATTACTCGTTGTGGTAAATTGAGGTAACGTTAATGTAATAAAATGAGGCCAACTGAATCAGAAATTCGTCAGGACTTTGATAAGATTGATTGATCATTCTGCACAAAAGCAGAATCCAATCATAAAGCAGAATTTGGCGCCTGTCTGGGTGCTTATTGTTAGACACAACATCACTATCAGGAGTTAAGGCTTGTAGCTAAAGTTAATACAATCCAGTCTAAACACACTGTGTGGGCTGCTCAGTTGATGCTCACGATGAACATACCTGAACTGAAATGTTTTATTGAGTTAACCCTGTGTCATCTTCCAGGAGAGGTTCACGAGCATGGAGAATGGCAGGGCCCAATTTCCATTTCCCTACCAACCCTATAACATCCAGGAGCAGTTTATGCAAGCCTTGTACAGTGCACTTGACCAGGGCAAAGTTGGAATCTTTGAAAGTCCTACTGGAACGGTGTGTATGCATAAGAGAAAGTACAGCAGAAGCCATTTGATTTTATTGCTAATTTTGTGTATATGCTTTAATCCAGGGTAAGTCTCTGAGTCTGATTTGTGGAGCGCTGAGCTGGCTCACAGACTAtgaggagaagaggagacaggagGCAGCTGCTCTGCTGCATGATGGAGAAGCAGTTCTTTCCACTTCTACTGCTCAGTCCTCCACCAGCAGCTCCTCAGCAGAGCCTGACTGGATCACTGATTTTGTTCAAAAAAAGGCAGAACGTGATTTGGTGTCAAAGTTAAAGGTAAGAATGTCAATGTATTTCAGATGTGACCTTGGCGTGGATCTCTGGGAATTTTGGCTTCGCACTTGCTCTGGCTTTGAATATTATtggatgttttttgtgtgtcagGAGGAGGAATcgaaaagaaagaagagggaAGAACGATTAGAAATGATCAGAAACAACGTTCAACTAAAGTAtgcaatgaaaagaaaagtaagtGATCTTACACAGGTATCAGAAATGTACGAAAAATTTACAATCACTGTAAGTCAAGTCTACAACTCAGTATATGaaagtctttgtgtgtgtgtgtctcctgtagAGCTGTGAAGATGAAGAGGCATTCAAATTACTCCAGCTCAGTAAAGAGGAACAAACAGACGCACAAGGAGATCAAGAGGATGAGGAGCTTATCATCGCAGAATATGAGAGTGATGACGAGTCAAAGACCAGGAGCAGGTGAGGGCAGCCATTGATTGGTTACCAATCATATCAAATGATACATCacagtagagctggg
Proteins encoded in this window:
- the fkbp4 gene encoding peptidyl-prolyl cis-trans isomerase FKBP4 — encoded protein: MTAEEQTGEGQHTIPMEGEDITPKKEGGVLKLVKREGTGTELPMTGDKVFVHYVGTLLDGTHFDSSRDRGEKFSFELGKGQVIKAWDIGVATMKVGELCQLICKPEYAYGSAGSPPKIPPNATLVFEVELFEFRGEDITEEEDGGIIRRIITKGQGYSKPNEGATVDVTMEGICEGRVFDERELKFEIGDGEGLGLPVGVEKAIMAMEQGEEALFNIKPKYGFGNAGIAKYNIPAGATLQYKIKLTAFEKAKESWEMNTIEKLEQSSLVKEKGTQYFKVSKFLRPELLYEYIKFVVGLNMNLYTGTTKNAKALRLAAHLNLAMCFIKLQEPSQALENCDKALELDPSNEKALFRRGEALFGMKEYDRARDDFQQVVQLYPANKAAKSQVGLCQKRIKEQHEKDKRIYANMFQKFAERDSKKEAKKVKSESKENGDGEMEVENGEKEVACEAKA